The genomic interval CGCGAGTTGCAGGCCGAAGAAGCCTGGGTGCGCGGCGAGCACCATTAGCCGCGCCAGAGCGAAAAAGCCAGGCCCCAGGAGCCTGTTTTCTCCTGGGGCCTTTTTTTATTTTCTCTTCCATCATCGCCACGGTTTGGGCTGTTTCGGGTTTTTCCTGTGGCCCCTGTTGCCGCTCTACTTCCTGTTCCGCTGGCTTTTCCGGTAAACGCCGTGCTGTCGGGCTGGGGAGGTTGGAGGGGGCAGGCGGGCGGAAAGCCATTGGGTGATCGCCGCATCGACCTGGGGCAGGGCTTTAGCCACAGATGGGCTGAGGAGGGTTTCGCCTGGATCCAGCCGCTGTATCTCGATCCCCAGGATGTGGATCTCTTCTGGAAGGGGATGACCCACCTTTTGGGCCAACAGCAGCGTCTCGGCCAGGCCCCAGCCGTGGGCCGAGGCGTGGCCGGCGGCGAAGGCCTGGGCCTGCTCGGGGGTCAGATGATGTAGGGTGCCGGGCGGCGCGCCGGAGCGCACGGCATCCACCAGCAGGGCGGCGCGGGCTTCGCCCAGCGGCCCCAACAGCGTCAGGCCGGGGCTTTCCAGGATGAGCACCCGCACCTGGGGGTGGTTCGCCAGATGCGGGTGGGCCTGCACCCAGCGAGCGACGGCCTCCAGCCCCACGGCGTCGTCCCCGCGCAACCGCTGGCCGAGACCGCAGACCAGCAGCGGCGGCGTCATGCGCGCTCCACCTCCAGGCGTAGGAAGTGCGTGGCGCAGGAGATGCAGGGGTCGTAGGCGCGGATGAGGTGTTCACAGGCCAGGGTGGCCTCCTCGTGGGGCAGCTCGAGGATGGCCGGCGCCAGGGCGCGCAGGTCTTCTTCTATGCGGGCCAGGTTCTGCGCGGTGGGCGGTACGATGCGGGCGAAGGCAATGCGCCCGGTGCTGTCCACCTGGTACCGGTGGTAGAGCACGCCACGCGGAGCCTCGGTGGCCGCCGCCCCCTCGCCATTGCGGGGGTGGGCGCGGATGCGGCTGGGGCCGCTGGGCTCCCAGCGCTGGGCGATCTCCAAAGCCACGGCGCAGGCGTGCACCATCTCCACCGCCCGGGCCAGCAGGGAGCGGTAAGGGTTGCGCTCCACCGGGCGGAAGTTGATTTCCTCGGCCGCGGCGCGGGCGAGGGGGTGCAGTTGCTCGTAGTTCAGGTTGAAGCGGGCCAGTGGGCCGACCATGTACGGGTTCCCCGCGCGGGTGCGGCTGTGCAGGGCGCTGGAGTGGGGCACTTGTTCTTCCAAGTAGCCGTGCTCGAAGTCCTCTTCGGAGAGGTCGCCGTGCACCGAGGAACGCAGTACGCCTTCCAGGATGGCATACTCCTCGGAATGGTGCAGGGCGACGAATTCCGCCTCCACCTCGAAGTCGGGGAAGGGCAGTCCCGCGGCCCAGCGTACGGTTTCCTGGGAAGCCTGCAGGGCCCATGCCAGTTCGGGGACCAGAGCGCGGATGGCTTCCACATCCGGCCAGGCGTAGAAGCCGCCCACCGTGGGGTTGATGGGGTGCACGGCCCGCCGACCGATGGTTTCCAGCACCCGGTCACCTAAGCGTTTGAGCCGCATGCCGTGCTGCACGACTTCAGGGGCCACCTGGGCCAGGTCCAGGGCGCTGGGGTGGCCGGTGAGGTCCGGCGCCTGGAGCAGGTAAATGTGCAGGGCGTGGCTCTGAATCCATTCGCCGGCGTAGAGCAGATGCCGCAGGTCGCGGATGGCAGGGGAAACCCGGATGCCCAAAGCCTTCTCCAGGGCGCGGGCGCTGCTCATTTGATAGGCCACCGGGCAAATGCCGCAGATACGGGCGGTGATGTCGGGCACCTCTTCGAAACGCCGACCCCGCAAAAAGCCCTCGAAGAAGCGTGGGGGCTCAAAGATATCGACCCGCACTTCCTCTACTTCACCCTGCGCGTTGACCTTGAGGTAAAGCGCGCCTTCGCCCTCGACGCGGGCCAGGGCGTCCACCTGAATGGTGCGGGGGGATGTCATCGGGCACCTCCCTCTGAGGGTTGATCCTCCAGCGCGGTCATGGTTTCCCGGAACAGCGGGTCATAGCCGGCGATGTGGCGCGCCAGCAGCCGCGCCTCGCCGGGGTATTGTTCGTGGGTGAGGGCCATTTGGGCCCACGCCTGGGGTTGCCCCTGGGGATAGGCGCCAAAGCAGCCGAAGCAGCCGCGCCCCACGCTGGGGCACAGGGCGCCGCAGCCGGCGCGGGTGATGGGCCCCATGCAGGGGTTCCCCTGGGCCACCACCACGCAGGGCACGCCCTGGCGCTTGCACTCCATGCACAGGGGCGTGTCGGGAAGGCGGGGCGGGGCGCCTTGCAGCAGCGCCAGCAGGGCCTGCACCACCCAGTGCCCGTTCACCGGGCATCCAGGGATAGCGTAGTCCACCTGGATGTGTTCGTGCAACGGCGTGGACTTGGCCAGATAGTCCAGGTATTCCGGGTGCGGGTAGACCGTGCGGGCCATTTCGGCGGCGTCGGCAAAGTTGCGCAGGGCCTGCACGCCGCCGATGGCCGCGCAGGTGCCCAGGGCGATGACCGTGTTGGCCTCTTCCCGGATGCGGTGGATGCGCTCGATTTCTTCAGGGGTGGTCACTGAGCCTTCTACCAGGGCGATGTCGTAAGGGCCGGGTACGATGCGGCTGGTGGCTTCCAGGAAGAAGGCGATCTCCACCCGCCCGCTCAGGGTGAGCAGGTCTTCACCCAAATTGAGCAGCGAGAGTTGGCAGCCGTCGCACGAGGAGAATTTGTAGACGGCCAGTTTGGGCCGAGCGTTGGCGCTCATGGACACCTCCTACCAGTGTTCCACATTGAAATAGGGCTCCAGCCTGTCGAAGCGGAAGACCGGCCCATCGCGGCAGACGAAGTACGGCCCCAACTGGCAGTGGCCGCACAGGGCCTGGCCGCACTTCATGTTGCGCTCTAACGAGAGGTAGAGTCGTTCGGAAGGGATGCGCCGGGCCATGGCCTCATACACTACGAAGCGCATCATGATCTCCGGGCCACAGGTGAAGACCACCGTGTGCGCAGCGTCTACGCGGAACTGGTAGAAGAGCAGCGGCACCACGCCGACGGCGCCCTTCCAGTCCCGGTCGGCCCGGTCTACCGTGACCATCACCCGGATACCGCCTTCCTCCCAGCGGAGGTATTCCTCGGTGTAAAGGAGATCGGTGGAGGTGCGGGCCCCGTAGAGCAGAATGACCTCGCCGTAATCCTGGCGGTGGTGCAGCACATGGTAGATCACCGGGCGCAAGGGAGCCAGGCCAATGCCACCGGCCACCAGAAGGATGTTCTGGCCCCGGAAGGCTTCCACCGGCCAGGGGGTGCCAAAAGGCCCGCGGATGCCCAGCCGGTCCCCCGGGCGGAGGGACACCAACCGGCGGGTGACCGTCCCCACGGCGCGGATGGTGTGGGTGAAAGTCTGGGGCTCCTCAGGATTGGAGGAAAGGGAGATGGCCGCCTCGCCCACGCCGGGCAGCGAGAGCATGTTGAACTGGCCGGGTTGGAAGGCAAAGGGGGCGCCGTCCACCAGACGCAGGGTGAGGGAGGTGGTGTCGCCGGTTTCCGGGCGGACGGCGACGACCTCGGCCAGAGCGGGAGCCAGGAGGGTGTGGGGATGGGTGGGAGAGAGGGATGGGACAGTGGTCACGGCTACCTCCTTTCGCTGGCGGTTTCGGCCACGAACTGACGGGCCACCTCGGTGAGATCAATGGCGGCCGGGCACCAGGTGATGCAGCGGCCACACCCCACGCAACCGGAGACGGCGAACTGCTCCTCCCAAGTGGCCAGTTTGTGCGTGACCCACTGGCGAAAGCGCTCGCGCACGGTGGGGCGGGCGCTGCCCCCGGCGGTGTACGCATGGCCGGGAGCGTAGCACGAGTCCCAGCGCCGAAAGCGCGTCACCTGGTCGCCTTCCAGGGTGATCTCGTCTTCCACATCCCAGCAGAAGCAAGTGGGGCAGACCTGGGTGCAGTTCCCGCAGCCCAGGCAGCGGGCGGCCCATTCGTCCCACAGGGGGCTTTCCAGTTGAGCCAGCAGGGCGCGGCGCACCGCCTGGGGGTCGGGCAGGGCCGTCGGCATGTGTTGCCGGGCCGCCTGGAGTTCCTGCCGGGCGCGTTCCAGCCAGAAGGACGAAGCCGGCTCCCAGGGCAGGTCGGCGAGGATTTCCCGCCCGGCCTCGGAGCCGATTTGGATCAGGAAGCCGTCGTCCAGTTCGGTGAGCAGCAGGTCGTAACCCTCCGAGGCTTCGGGGCCGGTGCCCCAGGCGACGCAGAAACAGGTGTCGCCGGGGCGGGTGCAGTTGACGGCTATGATAAACAGCCGGGCGCGCCGGGCGCGGTAGAGCGGATCCTCCCAACCGGGACGCAGGAAGACGCGGTCCAACACGGCCAGGGCGGCCAGTTCGCAGGGGCGCACGCCGAGCAGCGCCAGGCGGGGAGGCGTTTCCCTCGGCGCGGTGACCTCCCAGGAGCCGTTTTGGCGCTGCCAGGTAAAGAGCGGTTCCCGGGGAGGGAAAAGATAACGCTTCCAGGTGTCGGGCCCTGGGGTGATGTCAAAGGCGTGGCGGTGGTTGGTGTGCTCCAGCGTGTAGCGTCCGGCCGCCTGGTGGCTGATCCAGCCCCAGGGGAGGTCGGCGGCGCTGTGGAGCGGGCGGTAGCGTAGCACACCGTCGTGGATTTGTGGGCCGTGGACCTCATAGCCGGCCTCCTTAAGGCGGGCGATAAGGGCGTCTAGGGCCTCGGCAGGCAGGGCGACGAGGCTGTCAAGGGAGAGTTCGCCGTAGGTCATGGTCGCTTCTCCTCCTGCGGCTTGGCGTACATATCCAGCAATTGCAGCCGCGTGGTCAGCAATCGTTTGGCGATCACATTGCTCAGCCGCCGCATGACCAGACAGCCCAACGCCGGGTTTTCATCGCAAAGGCGCAGCAGGGCGTTGGCGTCCATGAGGGCCAGGCGGCTCGGCACTAAGGCCACCGCGGTGGAGGTGCGGCGGCGCACCTGGGGGACCACGCTGGACCAGCCAAAGACTTCGGTGGGCTCCAGCGTGAGCAGGCGGACCCGTCCCCGGCCGGGAACATAGATTTCCAGGGCGACGCGTCCTTCCAGTAGGATGTAGAGGTAATCCTGGGGCTCGCCCTCGCGGAAAATCACCGTGCCGGGGGCGACGCTTTTGAGGGAGGTGATGTTTTTGAGGAGGGTGAAGTGTTCGGGGGAAAGGCGTTGAAACCAGGGGAGGGTGCGCAGCACGGCATCTAAATCCAGTTCCTGAGAAACCTTCATCGGGCCACCTCCGGAAGATAAGGGGCACGGACCATAAACTCTTTTTCATAATTCAGGTTAGCATGAGGAGGCGGGGAAGGCAAGTGATAAAGGTCATGCCTTTGGCTTGCATTTCCTTGAAGAGAGAGGCCGCTGGCTTTTGGCTTCCTGGCGGGTGCGCCCCCTTCGTCGCCAGGCCTGGGTCCTCGGTTCGCCCCCATGGTTACCCCAGGGAGGGCGTTTTCAGCGTCCTCCTTATTTTTGCTGTGCAGATGCGCCTTCGTCCCCTGACAGGCGGTGCAAAGGTGCTTTGGTCGAGGGCCCGGCCGGCCCCAGAGGCAAGGTGGGGTGGGTCAGTCTGCCCTGGGAGGGGCGACCTTTTCGAAGGCCAGTTTGTTGTCGTCGGGCCCGTCGTAGCCGCAGAGCCCGGTGCGCGGGGAGTTCACGATGGGCAGGAGCCCGGTTTCATCCAGCCCCTCAGCGTGCGTCTCGCACAGCGGCCGTGTTCATTGAATACATCCCAGTAGGCGGCCTCTTGGCCGCAATGGGCGCAAGGGACGAAGGGCTTGAGGTTGTGGCTGAGGCTCTCGATGCCTTTTTCGGGGCCAGATCAGGTCGGTGTCTCCGGGGCGCTGGCCCAGATGTTTTTTGATGTGGCGGGTCAAGTCGCCTTTGGCCATTTCGCGGCCACAGAGGAAGCATTGGCCACGAGGCTGACGTTGCGGGGGCATGGTCTCGTCTCCTTTCCGGGCGTGAGGGCGCCTGGCCCCGGAGGGGCAGGGCGGGATTTCGTATAGCCCATGTCCGCTTTTGGCGATCCGCCACGCCCCGCGGTGTGCCACGGGGTGGCTCAATCCCGGCGGCTCAGGGCTTTGATCAGGTTGCGTTTGAGCAACACGCTGGCCGTGAGCAGCCCGCCGGCCGCGGCCCCGCCTACGCCCGCCGTGCTCACATCCGCGCCGGTGAGGTACAGGCCGGGGATGGGCGTGGCCGGACGCAGCAGCGGCTCCCGAAAACGGGCCGGTGTGTGGGCCAGGCCGTAGATGCTACCCTGGGGGTGTCCGGTGAAGGAGAGGGTGCTCAGCGGCGTGCCCAACTCGGCGATCTGCACCCGTCCGCGCACCTGGGGCAGCAGCCGGTAAAGCGCCTCCAACAAGCGGTCGGTCAGCCGAGTCTTGAAGGCCTCGTATTCCGCGCCGCGCTTTCCCCAGGGGGTGTTGGCCCAGGGGCGGAACCATGCCCAGTTGGCCGGGGTGACGATTTCCAGGGTGGCGCGTCCGGGGTAGCGGCGGGCAAAGTCCGGGTCCCGCGCCGCGGCGGAGGAGAGGAAGAGCATGGGGAAGGGCGTCTCGGGATCGGCCAGGTAACGGGCCAGATTCTCGTCGTGCCGTTCGTCGGGATACACCCACAGGTTGTGCTTAGGCAGGCCGATCTCCTCGGCCGTGCCTTCCAGGCCTACATGGAGGACCAGGTGGGCCATGGAAAGGCCAATGCGTTGGATGGCATCCAGGGCGCCGCTGCGTTGGGTGACCTCCCTGGGCACTAAGTGGGTGAAGGTGGCGGCGAAACCGGCGTCGCTGATCACCCGGGGAGCGAGGATCTCGCGCCCATCGGCCATGCGCACCCCGATGGCCCGCCCGTCGCGGATAAGGATTTGGGTCACCTCGGCCCGCACCACCACGGCCCCGCCGTGCTTTTCGATCAGGGGGATGATGTGCGCCGCGATCGCCGAGGAGCCGCCCACAGGGTAAGTCGCGCCGCCGAAGTAATGGTTCGCCAGCATGGCCTGCATGGCGAAACTGGCCTGCCTGGGCGGCAGGCCGTAGTCGCCGTATTGGGCGGTCAGCGTCGCTTTGAGGCGCGGAGAGGCCCTCAGTTCGGTGAGCACCTCGTCCACAGTGCGGTCGGCGTAACGATAGAAGGCGCGGGTCAGCTGTTGGGCCAGACGACCCGCCGCGCCGGGGAGGGCTTTGGCCGCGAAATAGGTTTGGGAGGCCGCGACGGCTTCCCGCACGGCCTGGAAGTAGCCGTCGATGGCCGCTTTTTCGTCGGGGAAAGTGGCGTGCAGGGCGGCGCGCAGGTTTTCCCGTCCGGCCACGAAGTCGAAGGCGAAGTCGTCGAGCAGCACCCGGTCATAGACCTCGCCCAAGGAGGCCCATTGGAGCCGCCCTTCGGTGACGGTGTCGAACAGGCGGCGCAGAAGCGTACGCGGGCTGAGCACCTGGCCGATGTAATGCACGCCCACATCCCATTCGTAGCCGGAGCGGGTGAAGGTGTGCGTAAAGCCGCCGGGGGTGTAGTGGCGCTCCAGCACCAGCACGCGCTGACCGCCAAAGCGGGCCAGCAACGCTGCGGTGGTCAGGCCGCCGATGCCCGAACCGATGACCAGGGCATCGTAGTGCTCAAAGTCGCGGTGAAGTTTGTAAGGGGTACCCAGGGTGGTCATGAGAAGGTCATCCTACCAAGGGGAGAGCAACGGGTGGGAACAGGCTAGATGTTATAACGTCCGGTTGTCGTGGGTTGGTTGGGTTGGGGTCTCTTCGGCAGAGCCCGGCAATCCTTCCCGGAACGCCCGGACTCCCCGGCAATCCGACTGATGCGCCCTACACCGAAGAGGAGCATCACGATC from Anaerolineae bacterium carries:
- a CDS encoding hydrogenase maturation protease; the encoded protein is MTPPLLVCGLGQRLRGDDAVGLEAVARWVQAHPHLANHPQVRVLILESPGLTLLGPLGEARAALLVDAVRSGAPPGTLHHLTPEQAQAFAAGHASAHGWGLAETLLLAQKVGHPLPEEIHILGIEIQRLDPGETLLSPSVAKALPQVDAAITQWLSARLPPPTSPARQHGVYRKSQRNRK
- a CDS encoding Ni/Fe hydrogenase subunit alpha; amino-acid sequence: MTSPRTIQVDALARVEGEGALYLKVNAQGEVEEVRVDIFEPPRFFEGFLRGRRFEEVPDITARICGICPVAYQMSSARALEKALGIRVSPAIRDLRHLLYAGEWIQSHALHIYLLQAPDLTGHPSALDLAQVAPEVVQHGMRLKRLGDRVLETIGRRAVHPINPTVGGFYAWPDVEAIRALVPELAWALQASQETVRWAAGLPFPDFEVEAEFVALHHSEEYAILEGVLRSSVHGDLSEEDFEHGYLEEQVPHSSALHSRTRAGNPYMVGPLARFNLNYEQLHPLARAAAEEINFRPVERNPYRSLLARAVEMVHACAVALEIAQRWEPSGPSRIRAHPRNGEGAAATEAPRGVLYHRYQVDSTGRIAFARIVPPTAQNLARIEEDLRALAPAILELPHEEATLACEHLIRAYDPCISCATHFLRLEVERA
- a CDS encoding oxidoreductase, yielding MSANARPKLAVYKFSSCDGCQLSLLNLGEDLLTLSGRVEIAFFLEATSRIVPGPYDIALVEGSVTTPEEIERIHRIREEANTVIALGTCAAIGGVQALRNFADAAEMARTVYPHPEYLDYLAKSTPLHEHIQVDYAIPGCPVNGHWVVQALLALLQGAPPRLPDTPLCMECKRQGVPCVVVAQGNPCMGPITRAGCGALCPSVGRGCFGCFGAYPQGQPQAWAQMALTHEQYPGEARLLARHIAGYDPLFRETMTALEDQPSEGGAR
- a CDS encoding Ni/Fe hydrogenase subunit gamma, giving the protein MAPALAEVVAVRPETGDTTSLTLRLVDGAPFAFQPGQFNMLSLPGVGEAAISLSSNPEEPQTFTHTIRAVGTVTRRLVSLRPGDRLGIRGPFGTPWPVEAFRGQNILLVAGGIGLAPLRPVIYHVLHHRQDYGEVILLYGARTSTDLLYTEEYLRWEEGGIRVMVTVDRADRDWKGAVGVVPLLFYQFRVDAAHTVVFTCGPEIMMRFVVYEAMARRIPSERLYLSLERNMKCGQALCGHCQLGPYFVCRDGPVFRFDRLEPYFNVEHW
- a CDS encoding sulfite reductase subunit A produces the protein MTYGELSLDSLVALPAEALDALIARLKEAGYEVHGPQIHDGVLRYRPLHSAADLPWGWISHQAAGRYTLEHTNHRHAFDITPGPDTWKRYLFPPREPLFTWQRQNGSWEVTAPRETPPRLALLGVRPCELAALAVLDRVFLRPGWEDPLYRARRARLFIIAVNCTRPGDTCFCVAWGTGPEASEGYDLLLTELDDGFLIQIGSEAGREILADLPWEPASSFWLERARQELQAARQHMPTALPDPQAVRRALLAQLESPLWDEWAARCLGCGNCTQVCPTCFCWDVEDEITLEGDQVTRFRRWDSCYAPGHAYTAGGSARPTVRERFRQWVTHKLATWEEQFAVSGCVGCGRCITWCPAAIDLTEVARQFVAETASERR
- a CDS encoding cyclic nucleotide-binding domain-containing protein, with the translated sequence MKVSQELDLDAVLRTLPWFQRLSPEHFTLLKNITSLKSVAPGTVIFREGEPQDYLYILLEGRVALEIYVPGRGRVRLLTLEPTEVFGWSSVVPQVRRRTSTAVALVPSRLALMDANALLRLCDENPALGCLVMRRLSNVIAKRLLTTRLQLLDMYAKPQEEKRP
- a CDS encoding NAD(P)/FAD-dependent oxidoreductase; the protein is MTTLGTPYKLHRDFEHYDALVIGSGIGGLTTAALLARFGGQRVLVLERHYTPGGFTHTFTRSGYEWDVGVHYIGQVLSPRTLLRRLFDTVTEGRLQWASLGEVYDRVLLDDFAFDFVAGRENLRAALHATFPDEKAAIDGYFQAVREAVAASQTYFAAKALPGAAGRLAQQLTRAFYRYADRTVDEVLTELRASPRLKATLTAQYGDYGLPPRQASFAMQAMLANHYFGGATYPVGGSSAIAAHIIPLIEKHGGAVVVRAEVTQILIRDGRAIGVRMADGREILAPRVISDAGFAATFTHLVPREVTQRSGALDAIQRIGLSMAHLVLHVGLEGTAEEIGLPKHNLWVYPDERHDENLARYLADPETPFPMLFLSSAAARDPDFARRYPGRATLEIVTPANWAWFRPWANTPWGKRGAEYEAFKTRLTDRLLEALYRLLPQVRGRVQIAELGTPLSTLSFTGHPQGSIYGLAHTPARFREPLLRPATPIPGLYLTGADVSTAGVGGAAAGGLLTASVLLKRNLIKALSRRD